CGCTCGTGATCTCGTATCCGATCACCTACTACCTCGGACAGTACGCACCCGAACGCTGGAAGATCGCGCTCGTGATGCTCGTGATTATCCCGTTCTGGACGTCCTACCTGATCCGGACGTACGCGTGGATTCCGATCCTCTCGAACAACGGGTTCATCAACAGCGCGCTCACGACGGTGGGCTTACCGACGTTACCGCTGTTGAACAACTATATCGGGAGTATCATCGGGCTCGTCTACGTCTTCGTCCCGTTCACGATCCTGCCACTGTACGCGAGTATGGAGGGACTCGATTCGTCGCTGATCGAAGCAGCACGCGACCTCGGTGCTTCGCGCTGGGAAGCGTTCCGTGAAGTCGTCTTCCCGCTCACGCTCCCTGGGGCGCTCGCCGGTGGCGTCTTCGTCTTCATCAAGACCGCAGCGGCGTACGTGACGCCCTCGCTGCTCGGCGGGACCAGTGGCCGAATGTACGCGCAGGTGATCGAAAACCAGTTCGGCACCGCGTTTAACTGGAACTTCGGCGCTGCGCTAGCGGTGATTCTGGTCGTGGTCGTCCTCGGAACGATCTGGATCGCTATGCGGTGGGGAATCGACGTCAAAGGCTCTCGTGGCCTTGGCGGAGGTGGCCTATGAGCGTTGCCGACTCCATCCGCGATCGGGTCGGCTCCGATTCAGATCCCAACGACGGTGCCGGGAGCGGGTTGAAACTCGTGACGTTGCTCACGTACCTGTTCCTCTACGGTCCGATTCTCGTCGTCGTCCTCATGTCGTTCGACGCCGGCCGATACGGGCTGCGCTGGGACTTTACGACCGAGTGGTACGCGAGCCTCGCGACTCGAAGCGACCTGATCGACTCGCTGTGGCTGAGCATCCAGATCGGCATCGTGGTGATGATCATCTCGACGGTGCTGGCAGTCGTTGCAGCGTTCGGCCTCTCACGATTCGACTGGCCGAAGCGAAAGGGACCGATCGCGACCTACCTCATCTTCGTCCCGCTCACGCTGCCGATCATCATCTACGGGATTGGGCTGTACGTCTTCTTCACACAGCTCGGGATCGGCCGTGGCTTCTTCCCGATCGTCGTCGGCCACGTGCTCTACACGTTGCCGTTCGCGACGCTCGTGGTCGGTGCAGGCGTCATCGGCCTCGACCGGACACTCGAGGAGGCCGCGATGGATCTCGGCGCGGACCCGCTGACGACGTTCCGCGAGGTGACGCTGCCGGCACTAATGCCGAACATCGTGGCGGCGGCGCTGTTCTCCTTTACGCTCTCGTTCGACGAGTTCCTCATCTCGTTCTTCGTCAGCGGCGGCGGTGCAGTGCCGCTGCCAGTCCGTATCTGGGGCATGGTTCGAGCGGACATCGAGCCAGAAGTGTACGCAATCAGCGTGGTCGTGTTGCTCATCAGCATCGCCATCGCGGGGATGGCGACGCGGCTGCGGCGGTTCTAACGACAAACGGGACCGCTACAGCTCCCGTCCCAGTTCGTACCCTTCTCGAACCGCTTCGTCGAGCGAGCGCGGCGCCCAGGAGTCACCGACCCGATGAACCGGCACGTCCGTCTGCGCCGCCGCCTCGCGGAACGGCTCGTAGGCTACCTCTCCGC
This genomic stretch from Natrialba magadii ATCC 43099 harbors:
- a CDS encoding ABC transporter permease, with amino-acid sequence MSVADSIRDRVGSDSDPNDGAGSGLKLVTLLTYLFLYGPILVVVLMSFDAGRYGLRWDFTTEWYASLATRSDLIDSLWLSIQIGIVVMIISTVLAVVAAFGLSRFDWPKRKGPIATYLIFVPLTLPIIIYGIGLYVFFTQLGIGRGFFPIVVGHVLYTLPFATLVVGAGVIGLDRTLEEAAMDLGADPLTTFREVTLPALMPNIVAAALFSFTLSFDEFLISFFVSGGGAVPLPVRIWGMVRADIEPEVYAISVVVLLISIAIAGMATRLRRF
- a CDS encoding ABC transporter permease; the protein is MSSQDDVATDPVRSQRTPETGTLRERILEWADSEVFKGSISLGPVLILLTVFYAVPVALLLIYSIFVEDPFASGLTFEHFGRFIDVSAITSLQFGELSYVRLLGRSIGIAVIVTVLSLVISYPITYYLGQYAPERWKIALVMLVIIPFWTSYLIRTYAWIPILSNNGFINSALTTVGLPTLPLLNNYIGSIIGLVYVFVPFTILPLYASMEGLDSSLIEAARDLGASRWEAFREVVFPLTLPGALAGGVFVFIKTAAAYVTPSLLGGTSGRMYAQVIENQFGTAFNWNFGAALAVILVVVVLGTIWIAMRWGIDVKGSRGLGGGGL